The Cronobacter sakazakii genome has a window encoding:
- a CDS encoding gamma-glutamylcyclotransferase family protein produces the protein MRIFVYGSLRRKQGNSHWMTNAQWLGDYDIENYQLFSLGHYPGAVPGEGSVVGEVYRIDATTLAELDALRTARGEYKRQLIQTPYGSAWMYVYQRPTEGLTRIESGNWLDR, from the coding sequence ATGCGAATATTTGTCTACGGCAGTTTACGACGCAAACAAGGCAACAGCCACTGGATGACCAACGCCCAGTGGCTGGGCGATTATGACATCGAAAACTACCAGCTCTTCAGCCTGGGGCATTACCCTGGGGCAGTGCCAGGCGAAGGCTCGGTAGTCGGCGAAGTGTATCGCATCGATGCCACGACGCTTGCGGAGCTGGATGCGTTGCGCACCGCGCGCGGCGAGTATAAACGCCAGCTTATCCAGACGCCGTACGGCAGCGCCTGGATGTATGTTTACCAACGACCAACTGAAGGGCTGACCCGCATCGAAAGCGGCAACTGGCTCGACAGATAA